The sequence TTCACGTATTTCATCCAGCGGTATTTGGCCAAGATCAGGATCATTAGAACTTGGAAGATAACCAGTTGGACCCATCGACCCAATTACATATCGCGGTTTATCAGAATATTCTGCACAAACTTCAGATGCAAGTAAGGCAATTTTTTTATTAAATTCAATTGTTTGATCCCCAAAACCATATTCAGCAAGTTTAATTTTATTTGAACCAAAAGAATTTGTTTCAATGCAATCAGACCCAGCATCCAAATAATTTCTATGAATTTCTTTAATCCATTCAGGATGTGTAATTACTAATCCATCATTAAAACCATCTTGATTATTAGGAAAATCTTCTGGTTGTGGATCATGTCTTTGGATTTCAGTTCCCATTGCACCATCAAATAATAATACACGATTTTTCATTGCATCAAGGAACGGCTCTTTTTCGGTCAACCTAATTTCAAAATATTTTAACACAGTTTAACTCTTTTCAGAAAAAATAACCATATGTTGTGGTATTGATACGTATGTTGAAATTAGGTGGGTGAGAATTTTTTTGTACATTTATGCAAAAGACATCAGTCAATAATCTAGTTCGTAGTGCCACATTTTTTCAGCATGCTGGAATTTCCATAATCTTTGTTTTCATGCCTATTATTGCAAAAGGAGTTACAGATTCTATTTTTGAAATTGGGCTACTAGTAGCATCATTTAGTTTTGCTCAAATTTTATCTGAAATCTACTTTGGAAGACATTCAGATAAGAAAGGAACCAGGCTCAAATTCATCAGAATTGGGTTCATTGGATGTGCCATTGCCTTTGGATTACATTATTTTGCAGATGATCTTGGCTTGTTTTTCTTGGTGAGAATTGCAGCTGGGGTTGCAAGTGGAATTATGATTCCTGCAATGATTGCATATACCTATGAGGCAAATATTGATAAAAAAAGAGCAGCAACAGTAATCTCATTTCATGCTCTAGGATGGCTTGCAGGAATTGCAGCTGCTGGAATTGCAAATGATCTTAAATTAATTTTCTTGTTAAGTGCTGCTTCATTTTTAATTGGATTGTTATTTACAATTAAACTCCCAAATCCTGAACAAGTAAAAGAGATTACTCCAGGAACCACTAAAAAAGTAATATCAAAAAATAAATTTCTATTCTTATCACTATTACTAAGACATATTGGTGCAGCAGCAGTATGGGTAATTCTTCCTATAATGATTGTAGAAAAGTTAGGAGGGGAAATATATCATATTTCAATAGTATACATAGCAAATACACTGACTGCATTTATTTTGATGAATGTGATGGCAAGTAAAATTCATCTATCCAATGTAACAAAATTTAAAATTGGAATTGGAGGTACAACGTTTGTTTTTGTAGGTTTGTCTGTAGTTACAGAATGGTGGATGGCAATGCCATTCATGTCATTAGTTGGAGCAACATGGGCATTTTTGTTTATTGGTGGAAACTTTCACTTGATGGAAAATAATCCTCGCTCTACATCTACTGGAATATTTAGTTCAACTTTATCAATTGCAACAGTAATTGGTCCCGTAGTAGCCGGAGCAATTGCATATACTTTTGATTATGTTGCCGTAATGTATTTTGCAATTGCAATAATCATTTGTGCATTTGTAGTATCATTGAAAATTAAAAAATAAAAAAACTATCTCAGTCCCCAACGAGACATTACTTTGTTTTCAACCCTTTTGAAAATCACACCATCAACTGCAAGACCAATTCCCATTATTACCACCATGATTCCAATTACTTGAGATACATCATTTAAGGAACGACCAGCATTAAGCAAGAACCCCAAACCTAGGAACGAAAATAGGATTTCTGCACCAATAACACCCCTCCAAGCAAATGCCCAGCCTTGTTTAAAGCCTGAAATCATGTATGGGAAGGCAGCAGGGATTAATACCGCAGTAATCAATTGACTTCCCTTTGCACCCATATTTCGAGCAGCCTCAATAAAGTGCGGATTAATATTTTTGACTCCAGTATAGGTGTTAATTGTAACTGCAAAAATTGCGCCAATTGCAGTGACAAAGATTATTCCACCATCAGTTAATCCAAACCAGAGTATAGCCAAAGGAACCCATGCAATTGATGGGATTGATTGTAATCCTAAAACTAGAGAACCAACAGTTTGATTGATTACCTCTACCCTTGCCATAAATATTCCAAGTACAATTCCTCCACCAATAGCTATTCCCAATCCAATAGCTAATCTCCACATACTAGTTGCTATTCCATATAACAAACTACCATCAGATACACCATAAGCTAAATCTTCTGCTACCTCATATGGAGAAGGAAATATGTTGTCAGGCCAAATTCCGACCATGGAAATAATTTGCCATACTGCAATAATTCCAATGTAAAATGCAATTCTGTGAGGTGTGAAATTTTTTACCATTATTATCACTCGGGTTTTTTCTTTACCTCAGGTCTAAGTTCTGCTAAAATATCTTGTTGAAATTTAAGTAAAGATTCATCGTCAGTTATTCTAGGTCTTGGGAAATTATTATCAACTTCTTTTTTAATTACAGATGGACGATTACTAAAAATTGCAACTTTAGTTCCAAGAACTGCAGCTTCAGAAACGCTATGAGTAACAAACAAAATTGTCTTTTTTGTTTTCTCCCAAATCAATTGCATTTCAACTAATAATAAATCACGAGTCTGTGCATCAAGTGCAGCAAATGGTTCATCCATTAACAATACGTCAGGATCCATCACAAGAGCTCTTGCAATAGCTACACGCTGCTTCATTCCAGTAGAAAGTTGGTAAACATAAGAGTCTGCAAATTTTGTCAATTGCATCATATCCAAATATCTATGAGATATTTTGGCTCGTTCCTCTTTTGGAATACCAGCCATCTTTAATCCAAATTCCACATTATCTTGAACCTTCAACCACGGAAATAATGCCCCCTCTTGAAACACCATAATTCTTTCAGGCCCAGTTTCAGTAACATTACGACCATCAAACAAAATTTGACCCTCATCAGGTTTTTCTAAACCTGCAACTATGCGTAAAAAAGTAGATTTACCACATCCTGAAGGACCCACTAGGCACACAAAGTCTCCAGCCTCAACTTTGAGATTAATGCCTCCAAGAGCTTTGAGTTTGTGAGAATCATGACTAAAATATTTTACAATATTTTTTGCTTCAAGTTTTGTCATGTGTTATTTCCTCCTTCAATGGGATTTGTATCAAAGTAGTAAAAAATACCAGACAAATCATATCCATTTCTTCCAAGATATCCTAGAGCATTAGCCTTTTCAGCAAATGAATAAACAGAATCAGGTATTGGATCTGCAGTGATTACAAGATTAGATAATGCAATATCTACAACATCATCAGACAATGATTGTCCTAAATGAGAATTTAAAAAATTATTAAACACATCTCTAGTCTCAATAGGATTTTGATTAATCCAAGTCACCGTTTTATGATGTGAATCTAAAAAATTTGCAACTATAGTAGGATTTTTTTCTACAAAATCAATATTAGCAATTAGAAGAACAGATGCAAACTCTTGATTTGGCCACAATTCCTCTTCAAAGAATAATCTTGTTCCATCTAATTCAGTTTCTAAAATAGTAGCCCATGGTTCTGCCACCCATGCAGCATCAATATCACCTTTAACAAATAGTGTATAGATATCAGGATTTGGAATATTGTAAACGATTACAGAACCACCTTTATCAGCAGTTTTCAATCCATGTTCAGATAGATAATATCTCAATGATACATCCTGAGTGTTGCCAATTTGTGGAGCAGCAATTTTCTTTCCAGTAAAATCAGATGCAGAATTTATTTCAGATTCAGGATGAACAATGAAACTTGCACCACCACTTGCAGCTCCTGCAAGAATCTTTATGTTATGGTTTTCAGAAATTAAAAATCCATTAATTGCAGGACCAGGACCAACATATGCCAAGTCAATAGAATTAGCAAATAGAGACTCTATAGCTTGAGGACCGCTGTCAAAAACACGAGTTTCAATTGTTACTTGCTCTCCCAGATCGGTTTCAAAGAATCCTTTTTCCATACCTACTATTGGAATTGCATGACCAATGTTAGGAAAGTAAGCAATACGAATTTTATTTTCATTAGATTCAGAATTAGAACTAAAAGATATTCCCAATACAGATAACAAAATAATGCCTGCAATACTGGCAAAAATTACCGATCGAGTTTTCATAAAACAGCGTTATATTTGGCGGTTAAATAATCATCGAATTTTAGCTCAAGCTAGTCAGAAACTTTTTGAAAAAAATGATTTGAGCACATCACAAAAGATAAATTCCAAAATACGACGGAAAAGATGTTTTATGACTCAAAAAGGAATTCTTGCATTTTCAGGTGGACTAGATACTTCAGTCGTTGTAAAGTATCTACAAGACGAACATGATATGGATGTCATTACTGTCACAGTGGATGTTGGACAAGGAGACGATTGGAAAAAAATTGAATCTAAAGCAAAAAAATTAGGTGTAAAAAAACACTACAATATTGATGCAAGAAAAGAGTTTGTCACAGATTATATTTTTCCTTCAATTAAAGCAAATGCACTTTATCAAAAAAAATATTGTCTTGCAACAGCACTTGCTAGACCATTAATTGCAGAAAAAGTTTTAGAAATTGCAAAAAAAGAAAAAGTCACATCACTTGCTCATGGTTGTTCTGGAAAAGGAAATGATCAAGTACGATTTGACATTACATTAAGATCAGGTTCTGATCTTCCAATCATTGCTCCAATTAGAGATAAAAATTTAGATAGAGATACAGAATTAAAATTTGCAAAAAAACACGGGATTGAAATTGATACTGTAGCAAAAAAATTCAGTATTGATCAAAATTTGTGGGGACGTGCAATAGAAGGAGGAGTATTAGAAGATCCATACAATGAACCTCCAGACGATGCTTTCATTTGGGTTAAAACAAAAAACTTACCTGACAAACCAACATACTTGGAAATAAAATTCAACAAAGGAATTCCAATTGAGGTTGATGGTAAAAAAATGGAACCAATAAAATTAATTGAATATATTAATAAAAAAGCAGGAGATGCTGGGGTCGGCATAGTTGATCATATTGAGGATAGGGTGGTTGGAATAAAATCACGTGAAGTGTATGAAACTCCAGCAGCAACTTGTCTGATTGAAGCTCATTCAGATTTGGAAAAGATGGTTCACACTAAACATGAAAATAAATTCAAGTCAATGATTGACGATGAATGGGCATATTTGGTGTATTCTGGACTTTGGCAAGATCCACTAAAAACAGATCTAGATGGATTTATCGAAACATCACAAAAGCCAGTATCTGGAACTGTGAAACTAAAATTGTACAAAGGAAGTCTTAGAGTAGTCGGAAGAAAGTCTGGTAATTCATTATACAGTCACGATATTGCAACTTATGGAGTAGAATCTACATTTGATCAGAGATTAGCCAAAGGATTTGTTGAATTATGGGGAATGCAGTCAACAGAAGCTAATAAATTACAAAAGAAAAGGTCTACAAAAACATGAACTGCCCAGAATGTGATGCAACACTAAACATCCCAGACGATGCCTCAGTAGGAGAAATTGTCTCCTGTCCTGATTGTGGCGCTGACTTTGAAATCGCAAAAAAAGACGGAGCAAATGTCGAGCTTAAACAAGCAGAAACCGTAGGCGAAGACTGGGGAGAGTAATGTCAAAAGTTAGTATCGTTTTTGACCGCTTAAGAGCGGAAGAAAAGATGCTACAAAAAGAAGCATCGGAACTAGGACATGAAGCATTGATGTTAGATGCAAAAATCACTCAAATCAACACAGATAGTAAAAAAGAAGATTTTGATTTTGGAGATGTTGTTTTAGAAAGATGTGTAAGTTATTTTAGAGGACTCCATTTTACCGCAAGTCTAGAATTCATGGATATTCCCGTATTAAACAAATTTGAAGTTGCAAATGTTTGTGGAAACAAAATGTTCATGACATTACTTTTGAAAAAAAATAATATACCAACACCCAAAACATACTTTTCATTTTCAAGTGAAAGTGCAGCAGAGAATTTAGATAAAGTGGGATTTCCACTTGTAATTAAACCAGTAATTGGAAGCTGGGGAAGAGGTGTAATGCCACTAAAAGATAGAGATACAATGGAAGCAGTTTTTGAAATCAGAGACATTACAGACAGTCCTCATGACAGAATTTACTATTTACAAGAATTAATTCAAAGACCACCAAGAGATATCAGAGTAATTACAGTAGGAGATGAGCCTATTGCAGCCATGTATAGAAAATCTTCAGGCGGATTCAAAACCAATATCGCTCTAGGGGCAGATCCAGAGATTTGTGAGATCACAAAAGAAATGGAGGATATGGCAGTAAAAGCATCAAAAGCTATGGGTGGCGGGATTTTAGGAATAGATATGATGGAAGATGACCAGAGAGGTTTAGTTGTACATGAAGTCAACAACACAGTAGAATTCAAAGGATTGGCAAAAGTTGCTACGCGAAATATACCAAAAGAAATGATAGAATTTGCTTTAAACTACGTAAGAAAATAATTATACTCCTTTAGGAGGTGTCTTATCATGAAAGTAGGAGTTGTAGGTGCATCAGGATATGTAGGTGGAGAGACACTTCGTCTTTTAGTAAACCATCCAGATGTAGAGATCGCAATGGTCACATCAAGACAACATGTGGGTGAGTATCTACATAGAATCCAACCAAGTTTGAAAGGATTTACCGATCTTACTTTCTCAGAATTAGATTATGATAAATTAACAGACAAGTGTGATGTTGTCTTCACTGCAGTACCTCATGGAACTGCAACTGAAATTGTAAAAGCACTCTACGATAGAGGAGTCAAAGTAATTGATTTGAGTGCAGATTATAGATTACATAATCAAGATGCATATGACAAATGGTATGGTTGGGAACATCCACATCCAGACTATTTAGAAAAATCAGTTTTTGGAGTACCGGAATTACATAGAGATAAAATTAAAAATGCACAACTAGTCTCTTGTCCAGGATGCATGGCAGTTACATCAATGCTTGCACTTGCACCATTAATCAAAAATAATCTTATTGATGAAGAACACATCATTGTTGATTCAAAAATAGGTTCATCAGGAGCAGGTTCTGGTTCTGGAACTGCTCATGCAATGAGAGCAGGTGTAATCAGACCATACAAACCAGCAAAACATAGACACACCGGTGAAATTGAACAAGAGCTCAGTGAAATTGCAGGACATAAAATTCGTGTATCAATGAGTCCACATGCAGTAGATGTAGTTAGAGGTATTCTGTGTACAAATCACACATTCTTGAAAAAAGATATTGATGAAAAAGAACTATGGAAAATATACCGTCAAGCATATGGTGAAGAAAGATTCGTCAGATTGATTAGAGATAAAAAAGGATTGTACAAATTCCCAGATCCAAAATTCTTAGTAGGTTCAAACTTTTGTGATATTGGATTTGATTTAGATGAAGATAACAATAGATTGATTGCACTTTCTGCATCAGATAACTTGATGAAAGGTGCAGCTGGTTCTGCCATTCAAAACATGAACGTAATGTGTGGTTTTGATGAAATGGACGGACTAAGATATACACCATTAACTCCGGTTTAGAAATGATCACAATCAAAATTGGTGGAAGTGTAGTAGATGATTTACATCCATCAACAATTTTAGATATTAAAAAAATTGCAGAGACTGAAGGGATTATTATTGTTCATGGAGGAGGGAAAGAAGTTACCAAAGTTTGTAAACAACTGGGTAAAGAGCCAAAATTTGTAACATCACCAAGTGGCATTAAGAGTAGATATACTGACAAAGAAACTGCAGAAATTTTTACCATGGTGATGTCAGGTAGAATCAATAAAACAATTGTTCAGATGCTTCAGAAAAATGGCATTAATGCAATTGGTCTTTCAGGAGTAGATGCAAAGGTCATAGAGGCAGATAGAAAAAAGAAATTGCTCATTGTGAATGAAAAAGGCAGAAAACAAGCAATTGACGGCGGATATACAGGAAAAATTAGAGAAGTGAATTCAAAATTCATTTTATCACTTTTAGAGCAAGGCCTAACACCAGTGATTTCCCCCATAGCAATAAGCGAAGAGTCAGAATTTTTGAACATTGATGGAGACAGGGCAGCAGCATATGTTGCGGGTAAAGTTGGTTGTGATAAAGTATTATTCATCACAAATGTTGATGGATTATTGATGGATGACAAACTTGTTCCAAAATTAACATTAGCAGAAGCAAAAGCAATTAGACCAAAAATTGGTCCAGGAATGGAAAAAAAGATTTTGGCATCAACTGAAGCATTAGATATGGGAGTAAAAGAAGCATTGATTGGAAATGGACAAAGAGAAAATCCAATTTCATCAGCAATAGCACATGATAATTGTACGGTGATTGAACATGAGTGAAGACCAATTTATGGGAAATCTATATCAGAGATTTCCAGTAACAATTGAAAAAGGTGTAGGATCACACGTATGGGATGTAGACGGAAAAGAATACATCGATTGTATGGGAGGATACGGAGTAGCACTGGTAGGTCATAAAAATCAAAGAGTAAATGATGCAATCAAAGAGCAGATTGATAAAATAATTACAGTTCACAGTTCTCTATACAATAAAACTCGAGAAGAATTTTTGAAAACCCTTATCGGCTTAGCACCAAAAGGTTTGACACAAGTTCATCTAAACAACAGTGGGGCCGAAGCTATTGAAGCTGCAATGAAATTTGCAAGAAAGTTCACAGGGAAAAAAGGAATGGTTGCAATGAAAGGATCATACCATGGAAAATCATTTGGAGCATTATCATTAACATTTAATCCAAAATATAGAAAACCATTTGCACCATTAGTAGAGAAAGTTTCTTTTGCATCATATGGAGACATTGAATCATTACGTTCAGTAATTGATGAAGATACTGCATTTGTAATTTTAGAACCTATTCAAGGTGAAAGTGGAATTATTGTTGCACCTGAAGGATTTTTGCAAGAAGTTAGAAAACTTTGTGATGAAAAAGGAATTGTGCTAATTTTTGACGAAATACAAGCTGGTTTAGGTAGAACCGGACGATTATGGGCCTGTGATCATTGGAATACTGCACCAGATATTTTATGTCTTGCAAAAGGAATTGCAGGAGGGGTACCAATGGGTGCAACTCTTGTGAGACCAGATATTTTGGCTTCAATCAATAAAGGTGAGCATTCATCAACATTTGGAGGCAATCCAATATCTTGTGCAGCAGGAACTGCAGCACTCAAAGCAATTACAGAAGACGGTTTAATTGAAAATTCAGATAAGATGGGAAAAATATTCAGAGAAGGTTTAGAAAAATTAAAAGAAAAACATTCTATGATTAGAGAGGTGAGAGGCAAAGGACTCATGATAGGAATTGAAATGAAATTTGAGGTCAAAGACATCTTAATGGGATTAATCAAAAAAGGAGTTTTAATGCTCTATTCTGGAAGAAACATACTCAGAATACTTCCTCCATTGGTAATATCTGAAGATGACGTAACAAAAGTTTTACATGCTCTTGATTCAGTACTAACAGAAGAGGAAGAAAAAAGAAATGTACAAGGATAAAGTAGACGAAAAAATTATAGGCTATTTGAAAGAAGATTCTAGAGAATCATTTGTAGATATTGGAAAAAAACTAAAACTATCAGAATCAGCTGTCAGAAGACGTGTAAAGAACCTAGTAGACAGTGGAACAATTAAGAAGTTTACTTTGGAACTTGGGGAAGAGAATTCAACTAGTGCAATTGTTTTAGTTTCAGTAGATTCTGCAACAGATACATCCAAAGTATCACTAAAACTTGCAAAGCTTGAAGGTGTAAAAACAGTTTATGAGATTACTGGTCAATATGACATTACAACAATAATGAGTGCAACAAACATTGCAGAAATTAATACTACCATAGATGCACTAAGAAAAATTTCAGGGGTAGTTGATACTAACACTGTCATCATTTTAAGAAAAATTATCTAATTACGACTTTCGTTTCAAAATTTAATTTCAAAACTAATTTAGGATCATTTTTGCATTTTATCAACGAAGTTAGTACGAATATGTTTATATCATCAATTTATGTCAACGATATTAGTAATGAAAGATCCGAATCACTATGCAAACATATACAACGCATATGAAAAAAATCCAAAGAAAATTAGAATTTTGGATAGTACTCTAAGAGAAGGTGAACAACATCCAGGTGTTTCATTTACAAATAAACAAAGAATTCAGATTGCATGGATGCTAGATTATTTCGGTGTTGATCAAATTGAAATTTCACCAGTAGTATCAAATGATCATAAAGAAGCTACTAAAACAATTATCAAACAAGGATTAAAAGCAGACATTGTTTCTCACGGACGTGCACTCAAATCAGATATAGATATTTCATTAGATTGTGATGCAAAATGGTGTGCAGCATATTTAGGGATTTCAGATATTCATCTAAAAGATAAATTAAGAATTACAAGAGAAGAGGCACTTGAGAGAGCAGTAGAAACTGTAGAATATGCAAAATCTCATGGACTTAAAATTAGATTCACAGTTGAAGATGGAAGTAGAGCAGAGCCAGAATTTTTACTAAAAGTATGTAAGGCAATTGAAGAAGCAGGAGTTGATAGAATTAGTTTGCCAGATACTGTAGGAATTTTACGTCCAATTGGAATGTACAATTTTGTTAAAAAGGTAAGAGAAGTAGTAGATGTCCCATTAGATGCACATGTTCACAATGATATTGGCTTTGCAGTTGCAAATGCATTTTCGGCATGTGATGCAGGAGTTGATCAAATCCATACTACAATTGATGGAATTGGAGAAAGAACAGGGATTCCCCCCCTTGCAGAAGTTGCAGTGGCATTAACGTATCTTTACAAATCACCAAATGATTTCAGATTAGACATGTTACTTGATCTATCCAGATTGATTGAAGAATACACTTCAATCAAACCATATGATTCTAAACCAATAGTAGGTTCATCAGCTTACAAACACAAAGCTGGTACCCATCTTGCAGCAATCCTTCGAAATCCTGCGGCTTACGAGCCAATTCCCCCTAGAGCAGTAGGGAATAGACGAAGAATTGTATTTGGAGAACTAGCTGGAAAAACAGGTGCTGCTTATTTGATGTCCCTTTTAGGATTGGAAAAAGATGATGAAGGTGCAAAGGCTGTTGCTGCAGGACTAAAGGGTCTAAGAATGGGTGATCTAATAGAGATCCCTTTAGAAGACAGAATTGAAAAAAAGATAATTAATGATAAATAAAGAGGAGTAATGAAGAGAAAATATGTCAAAATGTGAAGAATGTGATGCAGATATTTCCATCCCAAGTGATGCACTTGAAGGTGAAATTGTAACATGTCCGGAATGTGGCGCAAGTTTTGAATTATCTAAAGGTTCAAGCGGTTTCGATCTAAAGCCGGCCCAAACGGTTGGCGAGGATTGGGGACAGTGAATCCTGACGTTACCATTCTTTACGATACCATCCGTTGGGAAGAAAAAGCTCTACTAGAAGCAGGTAAAAAAAAGAATATCAACATCCAGATGGTTGATTGTAAAAAATTGGCTATAAATTTAGAAAAAAAACCAGAAGATTACGGTGTAGTTATTCAGAGATGTGTTAGTTATTATAGAAATTTACATTCAACAGCAGCTCTTGAAGGATTAGGTGTTAAGGTGATCAATTGTCTAAACACTGGAGTGTATGCAGGAAATAAATTATTTACACATATGTTATTAAAAAAATTTGGAGTTCCAACACCAGATGCGACTGTAGCTTTTTCAAAAGATGCAGCACTAGAAGCATTAGATTCAGAAGGATATCCAAGAGTAATCAAACCAACAGTTGGTAGTTGGGGAAGATTAATCTCAAAATTAAATGATAGGGACGCAGCTGAAGGAATTATTGAAAGCAGAGAAAACATGTATCCAATTTATCAAGTTCATTATTTAGAAGAATTTGTACAAAGACCACCAAGAGACATTAGAGCAATAATGGTAGGAGATAAAATAGTTGCAGCAATCTACAGATCTTCCAAGCATTGGAAAACAAACATGGCACTAGGCGGAGTGGCAGAGCCATGTAAAGTAACACAAGAAATGGAAGAGATGTGTATTAAAGCAAAACACGCAGTTGAAGGAGATATCGTAGGTGTAGATTTGATGGAAAGCAATGAGAAAGGACTAGTTGTACATGAAGTAAACAATACAACAGAATACAAAAACACAGTTAGAGTGTGTGATGTAGATATTCCCTCCTTAATGCTAGACTATGCACTGAAGATAGAAAAGTAAGAATTGGACACTCATTTTACAGTAACCCCAAGATTTGCAGTCAAGATGCTAGAGAAAGCACTCAGACTGTATACTCCATCCCTAAGTGAAAAACCAATGGCTGAATTTTTAGCAGATAAATGTGATGATTTGGGATTTGAAGATATCCAGATAGATGAAGTCGGCAATGTAATTGCAAAGAAAGGTTCGGGGTCTCCAAAAATTATGTTGTGTGGACATATGGATGTAGTACCAGGAAAGGTAAAAGTTCGAAAAGAAGGAGATGCACTTTATGGTAGAGGGGCATCTGATGCAAAAGCACCATTAATGGCAATGTTATTTGCCGCAGCTTCAATTCAAAATAATAACGGAACAATAATTTTTGTTGGAGCAGTAGATGAAGAAGGAAATGCAACAGGAATTAAAAATTTAGTCAAGAAAAAAATGGATATTGATTATGCAGTTTTTGGGGAGCCAAGTGGAATTAAAAAAGTAACAATTGCATACAAGGGAAGGTTGGCAATAAATCTCAAAATTAGTGTCGAAGATAGTTCTCATGCAAGTGCACCATGGCTGTCAAAGAATGCAATTTTAGAATCCATGATATTTGCAAGAGAGTTAAAAGAAAAATTAGAAGCAAACCAAGAAGGTAAAACAAAAGGAATGCTACTTACTGCTACAATGACTGAAGTAAAAGGTGGAACAAGTCATAATGTAACTCCGAAAGATTGTGAAACAACTTTTGATATTAGAATTCCAGTAGATATGAATTGTAAAACAATT comes from Nitrosopumilus oxyclinae and encodes:
- a CDS encoding MFS transporter, which codes for MQKTSVNNLVRSATFFQHAGISIIFVFMPIIAKGVTDSIFEIGLLVASFSFAQILSEIYFGRHSDKKGTRLKFIRIGFIGCAIAFGLHYFADDLGLFFLVRIAAGVASGIMIPAMIAYTYEANIDKKRAATVISFHALGWLAGIAAAGIANDLKLIFLLSAASFLIGLLFTIKLPNPEQVKEITPGTTKKVISKNKFLFLSLLLRHIGAAAVWVILPIMIVEKLGGEIYHISIVYIANTLTAFILMNVMASKIHLSNVTKFKIGIGGTTFVFVGLSVVTEWWMAMPFMSLVGATWAFLFIGGNFHLMENNPRSTSTGIFSSTLSIATVIGPVVAGAIAYTFDYVAVMYFAIAIIICAFVVSLKIKK
- a CDS encoding ABC transporter permease; protein product: MVKNFTPHRIAFYIGIIAVWQIISMVGIWPDNIFPSPYEVAEDLAYGVSDGSLLYGIATSMWRLAIGLGIAIGGGIVLGIFMARVEVINQTVGSLVLGLQSIPSIAWVPLAILWFGLTDGGIIFVTAIGAIFAVTINTYTGVKNINPHFIEAARNMGAKGSQLITAVLIPAAFPYMISGFKQGWAFAWRGVIGAEILFSFLGLGFLLNAGRSLNDVSQVIGIMVVIMGIGLAVDGVIFKRVENKVMSRWGLR
- a CDS encoding ABC transporter ATP-binding protein, with protein sequence MTKLEAKNIVKYFSHDSHKLKALGGINLKVEAGDFVCLVGPSGCGKSTFLRIVAGLEKPDEGQILFDGRNVTETGPERIMVFQEGALFPWLKVQDNVEFGLKMAGIPKEERAKISHRYLDMMQLTKFADSYVYQLSTGMKQRVAIARALVMDPDVLLMDEPFAALDAQTRDLLLVEMQLIWEKTKKTILFVTHSVSEAAVLGTKVAIFSNRPSVIKKEVDNNFPRPRITDDESLLKFQQDILAELRPEVKKKPE
- a CDS encoding ABC transporter substrate-binding protein; its protein translation is MKTRSVIFASIAGIILLSVLGISFSSNSESNENKIRIAYFPNIGHAIPIVGMEKGFFETDLGEQVTIETRVFDSGPQAIESLFANSIDLAYVGPGPAINGFLISENHNIKILAGAASGGASFIVHPESEINSASDFTGKKIAAPQIGNTQDVSLRYYLSEHGLKTADKGGSVIVYNIPNPDIYTLFVKGDIDAAWVAEPWATILETELDGTRLFFEEELWPNQEFASVLLIANIDFVEKNPTIVANFLDSHHKTVTWINQNPIETRDVFNNFLNSHLGQSLSDDVVDIALSNLVITADPIPDSVYSFAEKANALGYLGRNGYDLSGIFYYFDTNPIEGGNNT
- a CDS encoding argininosuccinate synthase gives rise to the protein MTQKGILAFSGGLDTSVVVKYLQDEHDMDVITVTVDVGQGDDWKKIESKAKKLGVKKHYNIDARKEFVTDYIFPSIKANALYQKKYCLATALARPLIAEKVLEIAKKEKVTSLAHGCSGKGNDQVRFDITLRSGSDLPIIAPIRDKNLDRDTELKFAKKHGIEIDTVAKKFSIDQNLWGRAIEGGVLEDPYNEPPDDAFIWVKTKNLPDKPTYLEIKFNKGIPIEVDGKKMEPIKLIEYINKKAGDAGVGIVDHIEDRVVGIKSREVYETPAATCLIEAHSDLEKMVHTKHENKFKSMIDDEWAYLVYSGLWQDPLKTDLDGFIETSQKPVSGTVKLKLYKGSLRVVGRKSGNSLYSHDIATYGVESTFDQRLAKGFVELWGMQSTEANKLQKKRSTKT
- the lysW/argW gene encoding alpha-aminoadipate/glutamate carrier protein LysW, which codes for MNCPECDATLNIPDDASVGEIVSCPDCGADFEIAKKDGANVELKQAETVGEDWGE
- the lysX gene encoding lysine biosynthesis protein LysX, with the protein product MSKVSIVFDRLRAEEKMLQKEASELGHEALMLDAKITQINTDSKKEDFDFGDVVLERCVSYFRGLHFTASLEFMDIPVLNKFEVANVCGNKMFMTLLLKKNNIPTPKTYFSFSSESAAENLDKVGFPLVIKPVIGSWGRGVMPLKDRDTMEAVFEIRDITDSPHDRIYYLQELIQRPPRDIRVITVGDEPIAAMYRKSSGGFKTNIALGADPEICEITKEMEDMAVKASKAMGGGILGIDMMEDDQRGLVVHEVNNTVEFKGLAKVATRNIPKEMIEFALNYVRK
- the argC gene encoding N-acetyl-gamma-glutamyl-phosphate reductase, whose protein sequence is MKVGVVGASGYVGGETLRLLVNHPDVEIAMVTSRQHVGEYLHRIQPSLKGFTDLTFSELDYDKLTDKCDVVFTAVPHGTATEIVKALYDRGVKVIDLSADYRLHNQDAYDKWYGWEHPHPDYLEKSVFGVPELHRDKIKNAQLVSCPGCMAVTSMLALAPLIKNNLIDEEHIIVDSKIGSSGAGSGSGTAHAMRAGVIRPYKPAKHRHTGEIEQELSEIAGHKIRVSMSPHAVDVVRGILCTNHTFLKKDIDEKELWKIYRQAYGEERFVRLIRDKKGLYKFPDPKFLVGSNFCDIGFDLDEDNNRLIALSASDNLMKGAAGSAIQNMNVMCGFDEMDGLRYTPLTPV